Proteins encoded together in one Halothermothrix orenii H 168 window:
- a CDS encoding XTP/dITP diphosphatase, with product MPLKLLVASGNQGKIREIKKYLNDLDIEIVGLDDFSLPPVEEDGETFYENALKKARTRARETGLLTLADDSGLEVDYLQGKPGVYSARYAGAGASDEDNNKKLLEELKGVPAGQRGARFKCVMVLYDPELGEDISVTGSCEGIIMEKPRGDNGFGYDPLFYVPEYGKTMAELTLETKNKISHRARALSKIKKVIKDRYTENE from the coding sequence ATGCCCCTTAAACTCCTTGTAGCCAGTGGTAACCAGGGGAAGATAAGGGAGATAAAAAAATACCTTAATGACCTTGATATAGAGATTGTTGGCCTTGACGATTTCTCCCTGCCCCCGGTTGAGGAAGATGGGGAAACCTTTTATGAAAATGCCCTCAAAAAGGCCCGGACCAGAGCCCGGGAGACGGGTCTTTTGACTCTGGCCGATGATTCTGGCCTTGAAGTAGATTACTTGCAGGGAAAACCCGGGGTCTATTCAGCCCGTTATGCCGGGGCAGGGGCCAGTGATGAAGATAATAATAAAAAGCTGCTGGAAGAATTAAAAGGGGTCCCGGCTGGCCAGAGAGGGGCCCGGTTTAAGTGTGTTATGGTTTTATATGACCCTGAATTAGGCGAAGATATTTCCGTTACTGGAAGCTGTGAGGGGATAATTATGGAAAAACCCCGGGGTGATAATGGTTTTGGTTATGATCCCCTGTTTTATGTCCCTGAATATGGTAAAACTATGGCTGAATTAACCCTTGAGACCAAAAATAAAATCAGCCACCGGGCCAGGGCCCTCTCCAAGATAAAAAAGGTCATAAAAGATAGATATACAGAGAATGAATGA
- a CDS encoding PocR ligand-binding domain-containing protein, with amino-acid sequence MINEKIKDKLKKVINIYSYATGIGCRIISTEDMKEVFQPPLSRPSFCKMVHSCSRCDDDCKQSYIYGGLQAEKLGEPYIYFCPYGLVNWAVPLFGEKKMEYFFTGGPVLLHPVDDLLIEDILNQNPLLGSSYRELREHLNKLIQVDTVRARYLSELLMELSKNVMLERGYRQNRKREYNSINARIAEKIHELKQGKDDEGTLYPIEKEQELIKKVKLGDKQGARAILNDILGFVYFQSGNKLDIIKAKAIELMVVLARAAIEVGADLEVIFGLENTYFNKIDNIEDVNRLSEILVRVLDRFIECIFSIKNVRKKDLMYKAMNYIRDNYAHKSISLNEVADEVGLSAAYFSKLFKEELGLTYTEYLNKVRIEASKELLKQGCSLASIAQTVGFNDQSYFSKVFKKMEGLSPGKWRG; translated from the coding sequence ATGATAAATGAAAAAATCAAGGATAAATTAAAAAAGGTAATTAATATATATTCTTACGCAACAGGAATTGGCTGCCGGATTATCTCTACCGAAGATATGAAGGAGGTCTTTCAGCCTCCCCTGAGTAGACCCTCCTTCTGTAAAATGGTTCATAGTTGTAGTCGCTGTGATGATGACTGTAAACAGTCTTACATTTATGGAGGGTTACAGGCGGAAAAACTGGGTGAACCCTATATTTATTTCTGCCCATATGGTCTTGTTAACTGGGCGGTACCCCTGTTTGGTGAAAAGAAGATGGAGTATTTCTTTACCGGGGGGCCGGTCTTGCTGCACCCGGTTGATGATTTACTTATTGAGGATATTCTTAATCAGAACCCACTCCTGGGTTCCAGTTATAGAGAGTTAAGGGAGCATTTAAATAAATTAATTCAGGTTGATACGGTCAGGGCCCGGTATCTGAGTGAACTTTTGATGGAACTATCAAAAAATGTAATGCTGGAGAGGGGTTACCGGCAAAACAGAAAACGGGAATATAATAGTATAAATGCCCGGATTGCAGAAAAGATTCACGAACTGAAGCAGGGTAAAGATGACGAGGGTACTCTGTATCCAATTGAAAAGGAGCAGGAGTTAATTAAAAAGGTAAAACTGGGTGATAAACAGGGGGCGCGGGCTATACTGAATGATATCCTTGGATTTGTATATTTTCAGAGTGGCAACAAATTAGATATTATCAAGGCCAAGGCGATTGAGTTGATGGTGGTTCTGGCCAGGGCTGCTATAGAAGTCGGGGCTGACCTTGAAGTTATTTTCGGTCTGGAGAATACTTATTTTAATAAAATTGATAATATTGAGGATGTGAACCGGTTGTCAGAAATTCTGGTCAGGGTTCTGGACCGGTTTATAGAGTGTATTTTTTCTATCAAAAATGTGAGAAAAAAGGATTTGATGTATAAGGCAATGAATTATATCAGGGACAATTATGCCCATAAATCTATAAGCCTGAATGAAGTAGCCGATGAAGTGGGATTAAGTGCGGCCTATTTCAGTAAATTATTTAAAGAAGAGCTGGGTTTAACCTATACTGAGTATCTGAATAAAGTCCGGATTGAAGCCAGCAAGGAGTTATTAAAGCAGGGTTGTTCCCTGGCCAGTATTGCCCAGACCGTTGGTTTTAATGACCAGAGTTATTTTTCCAAGGTATTTAAAAAAATGGAGGGGTTATCACCGGGAAAATGGAGGGGATAA
- the rph gene encoding ribonuclease PH yields the protein MSETNNLRVDGRKNDQLRDVKISRQYTKYAEGSVLIETGDTKVICTASVEESVPPFLRGQNTGWLTAEYSLLPRSTHSRTIREVARGRLSGRTQEIQRLIGRSLRAVVDLGKLGERTIWVDCDVIQADGGTRTASITGAYVALVDAINYLIEEGVLEESPLNSFMAATSVGVVDGEMLLDLCYEEDFQAQVDMNIVMTEDGRVIEIQGTAEKFPFSRDQMNTLMDLAEKGIRELVSFQKKSLGIEE from the coding sequence ATGAGTGAAACCAATAATCTCCGGGTAGATGGTCGTAAAAATGACCAGCTACGTGATGTCAAAATAAGCAGGCAATATACCAAGTATGCAGAAGGTTCAGTATTGATTGAAACCGGTGATACCAAGGTTATCTGCACAGCCTCAGTGGAGGAAAGTGTTCCTCCCTTTTTAAGGGGACAGAATACTGGCTGGCTAACGGCTGAATATTCCCTGTTACCGCGGTCTACCCATAGCAGAACCATCAGGGAAGTGGCCAGGGGCCGGTTGAGCGGGCGGACCCAGGAGATTCAGCGGTTGATAGGCCGGAGTCTCAGGGCCGTTGTTGACCTTGGTAAGCTGGGTGAGAGAACCATCTGGGTAGATTGTGATGTTATCCAGGCCGATGGTGGAACCAGAACCGCTTCTATTACCGGGGCCTATGTGGCTTTAGTTGACGCCATTAATTATCTGATTGAAGAAGGAGTTTTAGAAGAATCACCGTTAAATAGTTTTATGGCCGCCACCAGTGTTGGTGTAGTCGATGGTGAGATGTTGCTCGATCTGTGTTATGAAGAAGACTTTCAGGCCCAGGTCGATATGAATATAGTTATGACCGAAGATGGTCGGGTTATTGAAATTCAGGGTACTGCCGAGAAATTCCCCTTCTCCCGGGACCAGATGAATACTTTGATGGACCTGGCTGAAAAGGGAATCAGGGAACTGGTTTCCTTCCAGAAAAAGAGCCTGGGGATTGAGGAATAA
- a CDS encoding acyclic terpene utilization AtuA family protein, with the protein MDKIKVLSPTAILGYGFPVESFERGLDRKPDVIAVDGGSTDPGPYYLGSGLSFTDRNAVKRDLHLMIEAGQKLNIPVLVGTAGGSGASAHLNWCLDIVKEIINEEGFKLKIATIGAEIDREEVKNRLREGKLSPLYPAEEVNEEEIDRATRIVGQMGIEPIIEALKGGADLILAGRAYDPTVFAAYPILKGFERGLALHMGKILECASIAADPGSGSDCMLGILGQDHFILEPLNPERRCTVTSVSAHTLYEKSNPYKLYGPGGVIDLTETEFEQIDERRVKVTGSKFIPDEDYTIKLEGAKLVGYRTISIAGTRDPIMIRQIDDILKEVKRIVNESFSEDREKYNIYFRVYGKNGVMGKLEPVQEITAHELGIVIEVIADTQKRANSICSFTRSTLLHYGYPGRVATAGNLAFPYSPSDIKAGEVYEFNLHHLVQVDDPLEYFPVRFMTEDTIPEDGRLT; encoded by the coding sequence CTGGACCGGAAGCCAGATGTCATTGCGGTCGATGGTGGCTCCACCGACCCCGGACCTTATTATCTGGGGTCAGGCCTTTCCTTTACAGACCGCAACGCCGTAAAGAGGGATTTGCACTTAATGATAGAGGCCGGTCAAAAGCTAAATATACCCGTACTGGTTGGTACGGCCGGGGGTTCCGGAGCCAGTGCCCATCTGAACTGGTGTCTCGATATTGTAAAGGAGATAATAAATGAAGAGGGCTTTAAGCTTAAAATAGCCACCATTGGGGCTGAGATTGACCGGGAAGAGGTTAAAAACAGGTTAAGGGAAGGGAAACTATCTCCCCTCTATCCCGCTGAAGAGGTTAATGAAGAAGAAATTGACAGGGCCACGAGAATTGTGGGGCAGATGGGTATTGAACCTATTATTGAGGCTCTCAAGGGTGGAGCTGACCTGATATTGGCCGGGCGGGCCTATGACCCCACTGTCTTTGCCGCCTACCCTATCCTGAAGGGTTTTGAACGAGGTCTGGCTCTACATATGGGTAAAATCCTGGAATGTGCCAGTATTGCTGCTGACCCGGGAAGTGGGAGTGATTGTATGCTGGGGATACTGGGGCAGGATCACTTTATACTTGAGCCCCTGAACCCGGAGAGAAGGTGTACGGTGACTTCGGTTTCAGCTCATACCCTGTATGAAAAGAGCAACCCCTATAAACTTTACGGTCCCGGTGGGGTTATCGATTTGACAGAGACTGAATTTGAACAGATAGATGAGAGGCGGGTTAAGGTTACCGGTAGTAAATTTATCCCTGATGAAGATTATACTATAAAGCTTGAAGGGGCAAAGCTTGTTGGATACCGGACTATATCTATTGCTGGAACCAGGGATCCCATTATGATACGCCAGATAGATGATATCTTAAAAGAAGTAAAAAGGATAGTTAACGAAAGTTTCAGTGAGGACCGGGAAAAATATAATATTTATTTCAGGGTATATGGTAAAAACGGGGTTATGGGGAAACTGGAACCGGTCCAGGAGATAACCGCCCATGAACTCGGTATTGTTATTGAAGTTATTGCCGATACCCAGAAACGGGCCAACAGTATCTGTAGTTTTACCAGATCGACCTTGCTCCATTATGGTTATCCAGGACGGGTGGCTACAGCCGGTAACCTGGCTTTCCCTTATTCACCTTCAGATATTAAGGCTGGTGAAGTCTATGAATTTAACCTTCACCACCTGGTGCAGGTCGATGATCCCCTTGAGTATTTCCCTGTCAGGTTTATGACAGAGGATACTATTCCAGAAGACGGGAGGTTAACATAA
- a CDS encoding DUF4387 domain-containing protein, translated as MGTPITQLVNVIRSKNAGPYELTFDLIFKDEESYNRVRNEKIINKGLISNLYKIPEDDVISIINFDPARAIKITIKRPVVAGSPGDRDVYGAQQHAPLLTIMV; from the coding sequence ATGGGAACCCCGATTACTCAACTGGTTAACGTAATCCGGAGTAAGAATGCCGGACCCTATGAACTAACCTTTGACCTTATTTTCAAAGATGAAGAAAGTTATAACAGGGTCAGGAATGAAAAAATTATAAATAAAGGGCTTATCAGTAACCTCTATAAAATTCCTGAAGATGATGTTATTTCAATCATAAACTTTGATCCGGCCCGGGCTATAAAGATTACTATCAAGAGGCCAGTGGTGGCTGGCTCGCCCGGTGACAGGGATGTTTATGGTGCTCAGCAGCATGCTCCCCTTTTAACCATAATGGTTTAA